Part of the Desulfomonilia bacterium genome is shown below.
ACATTCGAGCGTGCCACACGCGAGTGCATGATGTCGCCTACCATGACTACATTGAGCCCTTTGAGCGCGCCGAAGTGCTCCCTCATGGAATACATGTCGAGAAGGGCCTGCGTCGGGTGCTCGTGATACCCGTCGCCCGCATTTATGACCGAGCAGGGGAGCTCTTTCGCCAGACGGGGCAGCATGCCCGCATACGGATATCTCATGACTATGCAGTCCGGCATCATGGCCATTATGTTCTTTGCCGCATCCATCATGGTTTCACCCTTCTGGAAGGCGCTTCCCGTCTGGGAGATGGCGACCGTGTCCGCGCTCAGCCTCTTGGCTGCAATCTCGAATGAAAGCCTTGTACGGGTGCTGGCCTCATAGAAAATAAGGACGACGGTTTTGCCTCTGAGCGTCGGGACTTTCTTGATGTCGCGTCTGGAAATTTCTTTGAAATTGGGTGCCAGATCAAAAATTGTGGTGATTTCTTCTGCCTCAAGGTCCGCGATTCCTATAAGGTCCTTATGCGGCCAGTTCATTTTTTCACCCCGGTTATTATGACATTGCCCAGTTTTGAGGTATCATCAGGCACGTTTATCTTGATAATCTTTTTTGACGGGAGCTCGATAGTTTTCCCTGTAAAGTCAGCCTGAATGGGGAGTTCGCGTCCACCCCTGTCAAACAGCACCAGGAGGTATATGCGCCGCGGCCTGCCGAGGTCGACGATATGGTCGATTGCCGCCCTGACTGACCGCCCCGTATTAAGGACGTCGTCTACCAGGATGACGATTTTACCCTCTATGTCGAACGGGATGCTGGTCTTTTTCACTTCGGGATAGAAAAGCCTTTTCGAGAGGTCATCCCTGTACAGGGCTATATCCAGTTCTCCCAGCGGGATTTCCCTGCCAAGCCTTTTTTTCATGAGCCTCACAAGGTGTTCGGCAACGTGTTCGCCGCCGCTCCTTATGCCGATGAAGACAATGTCTTCCCAGGTTTTGAACTTCGACTCAAGCTTGTCCGCCAGTTCCTGAAGCACCATCCCGACTTCGCCGGGCGTCAGAAGAATATCAGTCACCGTATTCCTCCTGTTTTTATACTTCTACTTTACCAGACGCCCTATCCTGAGCAGCCTGTTGAAGAAATTGCTCCTGTCCCATGAAAAATATATGATAAGGGCCTTGCCTTTTATATTTTCAAGCGGAAGCTGACCCCAGAAGCGGCTGTCATAGCTCTGGTCTCGGTTGTCGCCCATTACGAATATGTTCCCGGGCTTTATAAGCGTTTCAGGCATATTGTCCCTTACGACCGATATCCCCCTGTCGACAATATAGGGATCGGTATATTTTTCATGCCCTTCCCTATATTCACTGCCGTTAACAAAAACCTTTTTATTGATTATTGCAACCGTATCTCCGGGAAGTCCGACAACACGTTTCACGAAATCCATTTCATGATTCATGGGGAATGTGAATATGACTATGTCCCCCCTCTTCGGGATAATGTCCTTTCCGATTATCTTATATGTGGTAAATGGTACGGTAACACCATAGTTGTATTTTGTCGCCAGGATATGGTCGCCCTTCAGGAGGGTGTCTTCCATTGATGAAGACGGTATGCGGTATGCCTGGATGAGAAAGGCCCTGATTATAAGCGCAAGGATAAGGGCGAAAAGAAGCGCCTCGCCCCATTCCCTCAGCTGGCCTTTGCTTTCCGGTTTTTTCTTTATCGGTTCCCGGCTGACTGAGTCCGGATTTGCCTGCTGGTTATTCAATGTATCCTCCCTGAAATAAAGATTATTTTATTAAACTTCCGATCCGGCTGAACCTGGGCCTGCCGAGTATATTGTCCCATGAAAAATAAATTATCCCGGCCTTGCCCTTGATATATTCAACAGGGAGCTGACCCCAGAAGCGGCTGTCATAGCTCTGGTCGCGGTTGTCACCCATGGCGAAGACATAGCCCGGTTTGATCTTTAACGGTCCTGTGTTATCGCGGATGCTGCTTGGTCCCTGTGTAAAATCACGGTTGTCGGTGTATTTCTCATGGCCCATAGCATATTCCCTGCCGTTTATATATACCTTCTTATGGCTGATCTGAACGGTGTCGCCGGGAAGCCCGATGACACGCTTTACGAAATCGAGCGACTTGTTTTTCGGGTACGTGAATATGATTATGTCGCCGCGTGCAGGGATAATATCCCTGCCCCAGATCTTTTTGGTGGTGAAAGGCAGAGTCATGCCGTAATTGTATTTTGTAGCCATTATGTGGTCACCCTTTAAAAGTGTGTCTTCCATTGAAGAGGATGGAATGCGGTAGGGATGAAGAATGAAGGCCCTGATAAAAAGCGCCAGTATCAAAGCGATAATGAATGCCTCGATCCACTCCCGTCTCTGGCTCTTTTTCTTTTCAGTAAGCAACTACTCCTCCTTTATACTGAGGATTGCGAGGAATGCCTCCTGAGGTATGTCAACCCTGCCAAGGCGCTTCATGCGCTTTTTGCCTTCCTTCTGCTTTTCGAGCAGTTTCCTTTTTCTGGTTATATCACCGCCGTAACATTTTGCAGTAACATTTTTCCTCATGGGTTTTACAGTCTCGCGTGCGATTACCCTGCCGCCGATTGCCGCCTGAACATCCACCTCGAACATCTGCCTCGGCACGACGCGTTTGATCCTGAGCGCCAGATCGCGGCCGCGTTCATAGGCCATGTCCTTGTGCACGATCATGGAAAGGGCATCCACCGGGTCGCCGTTTATGAGTATGTTGAGCCTTACAAGGGGCGACACCTTATAGTCCAGAGGTTCATAATCAAGGGATGCGTAGCCGCGGCTTATGGTCTTTAATTTCCCGAAGAAATCAAGGAGGACCTCGTTCAAAGGCAGGTCAAAGGTCAGAATGACCCTGCTCCCCGTATAATAATGCAGCTCCTTCTGTATGCCGCGCTTCTCGAGGCAGAGGGATAATATTCCGCCGACATATTCCGACGGTGTATGTATCTGCGCCCTGATGTAGGGTTCTTCGATATGATCGATGTACTGTGCGTCAGGCAGCGCTGACGGGTTGTGCACTTCAAGGATTTCTCCTTTGGTGGTCTTAACCCTGTATACGACAGTGGGTGCCGTAATTATAAGGGCCAGACCGAACTCACGTTCGAGCCTTTCCTGGATGATTTCCATGTGAAGGAGCCCCAGGAATCCGCACCTGAAGCCGAAACCGAGCGCCGGGCTGCTCTCGGCTTCGAAGATCAGCGATGCATCGTTCAACGAGAGTTTTTCAATGGCGTC
Proteins encoded:
- a CDS encoding aspartate carbamoyltransferase catalytic subunit, with the translated sequence MNWPHKDLIGIADLEAEEITTIFDLAPNFKEISRRDIKKVPTLRGKTVVLIFYEASTRTRLSFEIAAKRLSADTVAISQTGSAFQKGETMMDAAKNIMAMMPDCIVMRYPYAGMLPRLAKELPCSVINAGDGYHEHPTQALLDMYSMREHFGALKGLNVVMVGDIMHSRVARSNVYGLKKMGARVTLVGPKTLMPPGIESWGAAVSTEFDPVIPDADVIMMLRIQKERIAEHLFPGDREYSSFYGLGKARVAMMKKDAVIMHPGPMNRGVEINSDAADSKRAIILDQVENGVAIRMALMYLCLGGSNVD
- the pyrR gene encoding bifunctional pyr operon transcriptional regulator/uracil phosphoribosyltransferase PyrR; protein product: MTDILLTPGEVGMVLQELADKLESKFKTWEDIVFIGIRSGGEHVAEHLVRLMKKRLGREIPLGELDIALYRDDLSKRLFYPEVKKTSIPFDIEGKIVILVDDVLNTGRSVRAAIDHIVDLGRPRRIYLLVLFDRGGRELPIQADFTGKTIELPSKKIIKINVPDDTSKLGNVIITGVKK
- the lepB gene encoding signal peptidase I, with amino-acid sequence MNNQQANPDSVSREPIKKKPESKGQLREWGEALLFALILALIIRAFLIQAYRIPSSSMEDTLLKGDHILATKYNYGVTVPFTTYKIIGKDIIPKRGDIVIFTFPMNHEMDFVKRVVGLPGDTVAIINKKVFVNGSEYREGHEKYTDPYIVDRGISVVRDNMPETLIKPGNIFVMGDNRDQSYDSRFWGQLPLENIKGKALIIYFSWDRSNFFNRLLRIGRLVK
- the lepB gene encoding signal peptidase I, which gives rise to MLTEKKKSQRREWIEAFIIALILALFIRAFILHPYRIPSSSMEDTLLKGDHIMATKYNYGMTLPFTTKKIWGRDIIPARGDIIIFTYPKNKSLDFVKRVIGLPGDTVQISHKKVYINGREYAMGHEKYTDNRDFTQGPSSIRDNTGPLKIKPGYVFAMGDNRDQSYDSRFWGQLPVEYIKGKAGIIYFSWDNILGRPRFSRIGSLIK